From one Streptomyces sp. R41 genomic stretch:
- a CDS encoding DUF397 domain-containing protein translates to MNTSRTTVPRNAPHDVDLAIAGWRKRSCSGGANDCVEISELGGHVAMRDSKDVELRLLMFSRAAAAALINWVACGVL, encoded by the coding sequence GTGAACACGTCCCGTACGACCGTTCCACGCAACGCTCCTCACGACGTCGACCTCGCGATAGCGGGGTGGCGGAAGCGCTCGTGCAGTGGCGGAGCGAACGACTGCGTGGAGATTTCGGAACTGGGAGGTCACGTCGCAATGCGCGACTCCAAGGACGTTGAACTTCGGCTACTCATGTTCTCGCGGGCAGCGGCGGCCGCGTTGATCAACTGGGTGGCGTGCGGGGTTCTGTGA
- a CDS encoding helix-turn-helix domain-containing protein: MSTDFQTARAALGERLRELRESTPGGRLTGTALAERLGWTQSKVSKLETGRQTASAEDLKAWAEATDQPDSAEELLARLRGLESHVRSWRRQLASGHKAVQEAHNAAQAASTVLRAWESSWIVGVLQTPEYARAILSRFAELHQSPRDIEEGVRSRMRRQEGLYDSGRRYHILLWEPVLRSLICPPSVLAGQLDRLAGVVGLDTVELGIVPLSASLKLPPGGGFWIYDDAQVIVENWHAELWLDDMGSVSTHLKVWKTLRESAVFGPDAHRIISAARRSLNVD; encoded by the coding sequence GTGAGCACCGACTTCCAGACGGCACGCGCAGCCCTCGGTGAACGCCTGCGGGAGCTGCGCGAGTCGACGCCGGGAGGTCGGCTCACCGGCACCGCCCTGGCCGAGCGCCTGGGCTGGACGCAGTCGAAGGTCTCGAAGCTGGAGACCGGCCGCCAGACCGCGTCGGCGGAAGACCTCAAGGCGTGGGCCGAGGCGACCGACCAGCCGGACTCGGCCGAGGAACTGCTGGCCCGTCTGAGGGGGCTTGAGTCTCACGTCCGTAGCTGGCGGCGGCAGCTCGCCTCCGGCCACAAGGCCGTGCAGGAAGCCCACAACGCCGCGCAGGCGGCCTCCACGGTGCTGCGCGCCTGGGAGTCGAGCTGGATCGTCGGCGTGCTCCAGACACCGGAATATGCGCGCGCGATTCTCAGCCGCTTCGCCGAACTGCACCAGTCGCCGCGCGACATCGAAGAGGGCGTGCGCTCCCGCATGCGGCGCCAAGAGGGACTCTACGACTCCGGCAGGCGCTATCACATCCTGCTCTGGGAGCCGGTCCTCCGGTCGCTGATCTGCCCGCCGTCGGTCCTCGCCGGGCAGCTCGACCGGCTCGCCGGAGTCGTCGGCCTGGACACGGTCGAGCTCGGGATCGTCCCGCTCTCCGCGTCTCTCAAGCTCCCGCCCGGCGGAGGCTTCTGGATCTACGACGACGCCCAGGTCATCGTGGAGAACTGGCACGCGGAGCTGTGGCTCGACGACATGGGGAGCGTCTCAACCCACTTGAAGGTCTGGAAGACGCTGCGGGAGTCCGCCGTCTTCGGTCCCGACGCCCATCGGATCATCAGCGCCGCACGCCGGTCCCTCAACGTCGACTAG
- a CDS encoding DUF6879 family protein, whose amino-acid sequence MMRRLRFNGTGSGEGGCPSVHEDLDSREIIVHGPPLTDPEDIAQLQHLGEGEVPIVVPRKLITDWGPKDLTREAKIIDLDAFNGLFETFKHTAWRLETRRRYASDEATDAYAQFERGERPTWDMDTPYCRTIRQQTGQGARVERVRLVDSPATPGQRYLLTHAEKNAALGEDIRNLSRDEAKGLRLPDEDFWIFDSRLVALLNFDDADNLVNVELITQPDEVIRYSMVRDAAWHHAVPYEQFAADLAAKE is encoded by the coding sequence ATCATGAGGCGACTGCGTTTCAACGGGACGGGGTCCGGCGAGGGCGGCTGCCCGTCCGTCCATGAGGATCTCGACAGCCGCGAGATCATCGTTCACGGGCCGCCGCTCACCGATCCGGAGGACATCGCCCAGCTTCAGCACCTGGGCGAGGGTGAGGTGCCCATCGTCGTCCCGCGCAAACTGATCACTGACTGGGGACCGAAGGACTTGACGCGCGAAGCCAAGATCATCGACTTGGATGCCTTCAACGGGCTGTTCGAGACCTTCAAGCACACTGCCTGGCGGCTGGAGACTCGGCGCCGGTACGCGAGTGACGAGGCCACCGACGCCTACGCCCAGTTCGAGCGGGGCGAACGCCCCACCTGGGACATGGACACACCGTACTGCCGCACGATCCGGCAGCAGACCGGCCAGGGCGCGCGGGTCGAGCGGGTGCGCCTCGTCGACAGCCCCGCGACCCCGGGGCAGCGCTACCTCCTCACGCACGCCGAGAAGAACGCCGCGCTGGGCGAGGACATCCGCAACCTGTCCCGCGACGAGGCGAAGGGCCTCCGGCTCCCTGACGAGGACTTCTGGATCTTCGACTCGCGGCTGGTCGCCCTGCTCAACTTCGACGACGCCGACAACCTGGTCAACGTCGAATTGATCACCCAGCCGGACGAGGTGATCCGGTACTCGATGGTGCGCGATGCCGCCTGGCATCATGCCGTCCCCTACGAGCAGTTCGCGGCAGACCTGGCCGCGAAGGAATGA
- a CDS encoding flavin reductase family protein, whose amino-acid sequence MSATALAATDPTAATAEPAVFRRVLGHVPTSVCVVTATTPQGPVGVTVGSFTSVSLDPPLVVFYCGRQSASAQAIIRSGHFRVNVLAEDQQQVCAAFAGRSANRFATGDWELTDQAAPRLGGAAAWIECDVEDSFPAGDHVAVVGRVQRLAAAGGPRKPLIFHRGQLVRLDRACGMHVPTHSFDWWDI is encoded by the coding sequence GTGTCCGCAACCGCCCTTGCCGCAACAGACCCGACCGCCGCCACGGCCGAGCCCGCGGTGTTCCGCCGCGTACTCGGCCATGTGCCGACCTCGGTGTGCGTGGTGACCGCCACGACGCCGCAGGGCCCGGTGGGCGTCACGGTAGGCAGCTTCACCTCCGTCTCCCTCGACCCGCCTCTCGTGGTCTTCTACTGCGGCCGGCAGTCAGCCAGCGCACAGGCGATCATCCGCTCAGGGCACTTCCGCGTGAACGTGCTGGCCGAAGACCAGCAGCAGGTGTGCGCGGCCTTCGCAGGCCGCTCGGCCAACCGGTTCGCCACCGGCGACTGGGAACTGACGGACCAGGCGGCTCCGCGCCTCGGCGGGGCGGCGGCCTGGATCGAGTGCGACGTGGAGGACAGTTTCCCCGCAGGCGACCACGTAGCGGTGGTGGGCCGAGTACAGCGTCTGGCCGCGGCCGGCGGCCCCCGCAAACCCTTGATCTTCCACCGCGGCCAACTGGTCCGCCTCGATCGTGCCTGCGGCATGCATGTGCCCACCCATTCCTTCGACTGGTGGGACATCTGA
- a CDS encoding acyl-CoA dehydrogenase family protein, with product MTTTTSAPQATAASAAALKESAAALVPLLRENAARTEADRKVAEENIAALSEAGLFRLTVPRRLGGHEAGIGTFLEITSELARGCGSTAWVTTLINVCNWMVGLYPERAQQEVWGENPDARVCGVLAPSATSRAVEGGLVVTGRWGFASGSLHSQWACLGVPVVDASGQQVDQGSALIPMEDLTIEDTWYVAGMRGTGSNTLVADEVFVPAHRIMSVTQGVQGTYPTERKDEALYRSALVPVLALVLAGPQVGLAQAGMDVVTASLAKGRGISYTFYERASDAPSTQIQLAEAAQLIDTARLHLMRAADDIDSWAAHGEYMPFKTRARVRMDTGYVARRSREALDLLLSIQGAGSFAEANPLQRIWRDQETGSRHAVINPAIAGEVYGRALLGIEEQVTPLI from the coding sequence ATGACCACGACCACATCCGCCCCGCAGGCGACCGCCGCGTCCGCCGCGGCGCTGAAGGAGAGTGCTGCGGCACTGGTGCCCTTGCTGCGCGAGAACGCCGCCCGCACCGAAGCGGACCGCAAGGTGGCCGAGGAGAACATCGCGGCCCTGTCTGAGGCGGGGCTGTTCCGGTTGACCGTGCCGCGGCGCCTTGGCGGCCACGAGGCCGGCATCGGGACCTTCCTGGAGATCACCTCCGAGCTCGCGCGCGGATGTGGTTCCACGGCCTGGGTGACAACGCTGATCAACGTCTGCAACTGGATGGTCGGCCTCTACCCCGAGCGGGCCCAGCAGGAGGTGTGGGGCGAGAACCCCGACGCGCGGGTGTGCGGAGTGCTCGCCCCCAGTGCCACCAGCCGGGCCGTCGAGGGCGGACTGGTCGTCACCGGACGCTGGGGCTTTGCCTCGGGCAGCCTGCACTCTCAGTGGGCGTGCCTCGGCGTCCCCGTGGTGGACGCCTCCGGACAGCAGGTCGACCAGGGCTCCGCTCTCATCCCGATGGAGGATCTGACGATCGAGGACACCTGGTATGTGGCCGGCATGCGGGGCACGGGCAGCAACACCCTCGTCGCCGACGAGGTCTTCGTACCCGCGCACCGCATCATGTCGGTGACCCAGGGCGTGCAGGGCACCTATCCGACCGAACGCAAGGACGAGGCGCTGTATCGCTCGGCGCTGGTTCCGGTGCTCGCGCTGGTGCTGGCGGGACCGCAGGTGGGCCTGGCGCAGGCCGGCATGGACGTGGTCACCGCCTCCCTCGCCAAGGGCAGGGGCATCTCCTACACCTTCTACGAGCGCGCCAGTGACGCCCCGTCCACGCAGATCCAGCTGGCCGAGGCGGCCCAGCTGATCGACACCGCCCGCCTGCACCTGATGCGGGCCGCGGACGACATCGACAGCTGGGCTGCCCACGGCGAGTACATGCCGTTCAAGACGCGGGCCCGGGTGCGGATGGACACCGGCTACGTGGCCCGCCGCTCCCGTGAGGCCCTCGATCTGCTGCTGAGTATCCAGGGCGCCGGCAGCTTCGCCGAGGCCAATCCGCTGCAGCGAATCTGGCGGGACCAGGAGACGGGCAGCCGGCATGCGGTGATCAACCCGGCCATCGCCGGTGAGGTGTACGGGCGGGCGCTGCTGGGCATCGAGGAGCAGGTCACTCCCCTGATCTGA
- a CDS encoding PucR family transcriptional regulator, protein MTAHHTSGPADWIYRLAPGRGDAPRTPVSSAQSITEATDRLGPQPVAWAIAVGDELARVIIHEVPELGGGPAPYETLRMGTEAATLYALLLLADPAADLVVPEESLLGDREFARRRLGLDKVLRGIRVSHAALTNALMAACQEIVPLPERAEQFRRVSELLFGFVDEFSSRMTAEYLAEHDRWLTSGAAAREETVRLILGGQPVRQEAASELLAYRLEGRHLAVIAWCDSPTADAAGDLQRAAAELLHRRGCTSTLVIPTGRTTVWAWGEPHAAPPTGTPGELPYQEGIRFACGSVRHGLPGFRQSHEDAQHTVRVMQLNPGSTGSVVDYPDVELAALVSADLPALRRFVSDELGALAADSRHAGQLRRTLRLYLRNERSLTVAAAQLHVARNTVTYRVKRAQELLGHDLTDRLPELMTALEAAQTLGPAVLRPEEDDSHDGASRRS, encoded by the coding sequence ATGACGGCTCACCACACATCCGGTCCCGCCGACTGGATCTACCGGCTCGCTCCCGGCCGTGGGGACGCGCCGCGAACTCCCGTTAGTTCGGCGCAGAGCATCACCGAGGCGACCGACCGCCTCGGCCCCCAGCCCGTGGCCTGGGCCATCGCTGTCGGTGACGAGCTGGCCCGTGTCATCATCCACGAGGTTCCCGAACTGGGAGGCGGACCGGCGCCCTACGAAACGCTCCGGATGGGGACCGAAGCCGCGACGCTTTACGCGCTGCTCCTGCTGGCCGACCCTGCGGCCGACCTGGTTGTCCCGGAGGAATCCCTGCTGGGGGACCGCGAGTTCGCTCGCAGGCGCCTCGGCCTGGACAAGGTGCTGCGCGGCATCCGCGTCTCCCACGCTGCGCTGACGAACGCCCTGATGGCCGCGTGCCAGGAAATCGTTCCGCTGCCCGAACGCGCGGAGCAGTTCCGCCGCGTCTCCGAGCTGCTCTTCGGCTTTGTCGACGAGTTCTCCTCGCGGATGACCGCCGAGTACCTGGCCGAGCACGACCGCTGGCTCACCAGCGGCGCCGCAGCCCGCGAGGAGACCGTCCGCTTGATTCTCGGCGGTCAACCGGTACGGCAGGAAGCCGCGAGTGAGCTCCTCGCCTACCGGCTGGAGGGCCGCCATCTCGCCGTCATCGCCTGGTGTGACAGCCCGACCGCGGACGCCGCCGGCGATCTGCAGCGGGCGGCGGCCGAACTGTTGCACCGGCGCGGCTGCACGTCGACCCTGGTCATCCCCACCGGCCGGACCACTGTGTGGGCGTGGGGAGAACCGCACGCCGCGCCCCCGACCGGCACGCCGGGCGAATTGCCGTACCAGGAAGGCATCCGCTTCGCCTGCGGCTCGGTACGGCACGGGCTGCCGGGGTTCCGCCAGTCGCATGAGGACGCCCAGCACACGGTCCGGGTCATGCAGCTCAATCCCGGCAGCACGGGCTCGGTCGTCGACTACCCGGATGTCGAGCTGGCGGCCCTGGTCTCGGCCGACCTGCCCGCCCTGCGCCGCTTCGTGAGTGACGAGCTGGGGGCGCTGGCGGCGGACAGCCGGCACGCGGGCCAATTGCGCCGGACGCTGCGCCTGTACCTGCGCAACGAGCGGAGCCTGACGGTCGCCGCGGCGCAGCTGCACGTGGCGCGCAACACCGTCACCTACCGGGTCAAGCGTGCTCAGGAACTGCTCGGGCACGACCTGACGGACCGACTGCCCGAGCTGATGACCGCCCTGGAGGCCGCGCAGACGCTGGGCCCCGCCGTGCTCCGACCGGAGGAAGATGACTCGCATGACGGTGCTTCCCGACGCTCCTGA
- a CDS encoding NAD(P)-dependent alcohol dehydrogenase: protein MRAFQLVGWQQPPELREVPVPEPGPGQVLVKVGGAGACHSDLHIMEAPGPPPGLATELPFTLGHENAGWVERLGPGVTGFAPGDPVMVYGPWGCGVCANCREGRENYCQKVSGQGGGLGGGHDGGMAEYLLVPAARFLIPLGILDPRQAAPLSDAGLTSYHAVKRSVHLLGPGSTAVVIGVGGLGQMAIQMVRALSAATTVVAVDTDAGKLETAKRMGADEVLLSGEEAVTRINDMTRQQGAQLVLDMVGIDPTLRMAAQVARVLGQLTIVGLGGGALPVNFSSPPHECSVASPYWGSLPELMEVITLAQQQKIKMLVEHFPLERANEAYQLLHGGKIQGRAVITPHP, encoded by the coding sequence ATGCGGGCTTTTCAACTAGTCGGATGGCAGCAACCGCCCGAGCTGCGCGAGGTGCCGGTGCCCGAGCCCGGGCCGGGGCAAGTCCTGGTGAAGGTCGGGGGTGCCGGTGCGTGCCACTCAGATCTGCACATCATGGAGGCACCCGGACCACCACCTGGGCTCGCCACGGAACTGCCCTTCACGCTCGGCCATGAGAATGCGGGATGGGTGGAGAGGCTGGGACCGGGCGTCACCGGGTTCGCGCCCGGAGACCCTGTGATGGTCTATGGTCCCTGGGGCTGTGGGGTGTGCGCCAACTGCCGGGAGGGCCGGGAGAACTACTGCCAGAAGGTCAGTGGTCAGGGCGGGGGCCTGGGAGGCGGTCACGACGGCGGAATGGCTGAGTACCTGCTGGTCCCGGCGGCGCGATTCCTGATTCCGCTGGGCATCCTCGACCCCCGCCAGGCCGCCCCGCTCAGCGACGCGGGGCTGACCAGCTATCACGCCGTCAAGCGATCGGTGCACCTGCTGGGGCCGGGCTCGACCGCGGTGGTGATCGGGGTGGGCGGTCTGGGCCAGATGGCCATCCAGATGGTGCGAGCGCTCAGCGCGGCGACCACCGTCGTCGCCGTGGACACCGATGCCGGCAAGCTGGAAACCGCCAAGCGCATGGGCGCGGACGAGGTGCTGCTCTCGGGCGAGGAGGCGGTCACGCGCATCAATGACATGACCAGGCAGCAGGGCGCTCAGCTCGTGCTGGACATGGTCGGCATAGACCCGACTCTGCGGATGGCTGCTCAGGTGGCCAGGGTGCTTGGCCAGCTGACCATCGTCGGTCTCGGCGGCGGAGCCCTGCCCGTCAACTTCTCGAGCCCGCCGCACGAGTGCTCGGTGGCCTCGCCCTACTGGGGCTCCCTTCCCGAACTGATGGAAGTGATCACCCTCGCCCAACAGCAAAAGATCAAGATGCTGGTCGAGCACTTCCCCTTGGAACGCGCCAACGAGGCATACCAGCTCCTGCACGGCGGCAAGATCCAAGGACGCGCCGTCATCACCCCCCACCCGTGA
- a CDS encoding cytochrome P450, whose amino-acid sequence MVEETPWQQALRYANRANPYPFYEELRRTPVARQPDGTYVVSTYQEIVALLHDPRVSSDVRKLPVPVAPPAEGSAEAEPITEAVVSLEPNIITQDPPEHDRDRRMMTPHFVGPPHSPHLISDLEPEIRRIVDGLLDNMQGKTRIDAVDEFAYPLPVTVICKVLGVPLEDESRFHGWIETALDSLDFGPEAASEEMQSRLAGGRQAVEEFGQFAAELLDRYAQQPGPGMLSAMVNEDGPEAGMSKGVLVSNALLLIFAGHETTVNLIAHSVLTLLRHPDALEKLRRRPELIVPGVEELLRFESSVQFWHTRSAVEDIDIAGTTIPKGAPIFLAYGSANRDPKRFANPDELDLERRDNQHLGFSQGIHFCFGAPLARLEVQVAVGEFVRRVENPRLVEDPPPYRHNQIFRGPRHLLVDIDGIRD is encoded by the coding sequence GTGGTCGAGGAAACCCCCTGGCAGCAGGCCCTCCGCTACGCCAACCGCGCCAATCCGTACCCGTTCTACGAGGAACTCCGCAGGACACCGGTGGCGCGGCAGCCGGACGGCACCTACGTCGTCAGTACCTACCAAGAGATCGTCGCGCTGCTGCACGACCCCCGGGTCAGTTCGGATGTCAGGAAGCTCCCCGTCCCGGTTGCGCCCCCGGCCGAGGGCTCGGCGGAGGCCGAGCCGATCACGGAGGCGGTCGTCTCTTTGGAGCCGAACATCATCACCCAGGATCCACCCGAGCACGATCGAGATCGCCGGATGATGACGCCGCATTTCGTCGGCCCGCCCCATTCCCCTCACCTGATCTCCGACCTGGAACCTGAGATCCGCCGCATCGTGGACGGCCTCCTGGACAACATGCAGGGCAAGACCCGGATCGATGCCGTCGACGAGTTCGCCTACCCCCTGCCGGTGACCGTGATCTGCAAGGTCCTGGGCGTGCCACTGGAAGACGAGTCACGCTTCCACGGCTGGATCGAGACGGCCCTGGACTCTTTGGATTTCGGCCCCGAGGCTGCCTCCGAGGAGATGCAGAGCCGACTGGCCGGGGGTCGCCAGGCCGTAGAGGAGTTCGGGCAGTTCGCGGCTGAGCTGCTCGACCGGTACGCCCAGCAGCCCGGCCCGGGCATGCTCTCGGCGATGGTGAACGAGGACGGCCCGGAGGCAGGGATGTCCAAGGGCGTGCTCGTGAGCAATGCCTTGCTCCTGATCTTCGCCGGGCATGAAACTACGGTCAATCTCATCGCCCACAGCGTGCTCACCTTGCTGCGGCACCCCGACGCGCTCGAGAAGCTGCGCCGCCGGCCCGAGCTGATCGTGCCCGGGGTCGAGGAGTTGCTGCGCTTCGAGTCGTCGGTCCAGTTCTGGCACACCCGCTCCGCGGTGGAAGACATCGACATCGCAGGCACCACCATCCCGAAGGGCGCGCCGATCTTCCTGGCATATGGCTCGGCGAACCGCGACCCGAAGCGGTTCGCCAACCCCGACGAGCTTGACCTCGAACGCCGAGACAACCAGCACCTCGGGTTCAGCCAGGGCATCCACTTCTGCTTCGGCGCTCCGCTCGCGCGGCTCGAGGTCCAGGTCGCGGTCGGCGAGTTCGTCCGCCGGGTGGAAAACCCCCGGCTCGTAGAGGACCCACCGCCGTACCGCCACAACCAGATTTTCCGCGGCCCGCGCCACCTCCTGGTCGACATCGACGGGATCCGCGACTGA
- a CDS encoding NAD(P)/FAD-dependent oxidoreductase: MTVPATVAELVREFRANGRIVIVGASLAGLRAAEALREEGFTGSLTIIGDEPYEPYDRPPLSKQVLKGWVSADHTKLPRLREVNAQWRLGVAATGLDRAAKQVRLADGEQIPYDRLLIATGTRARQWPNPDEAALDGVYTLRSRDDAAQLQKALAAPPSRVMVIGAGFIGSEVASVCRELDLPVTVVERGSAPLVGALGGVIGEIAAEMQRDHGVDLRCGLGVSSLEGDSGGHVRRAHLSDGTTIDADVVVASLGSIRNVEWLEDAGLASGFWGVGCDAGGRAFDVNGVITDSIYVAGDVARAPHVLYEYQFLAMEHWDNAVLGAEVAAHNMVNLEPHYRPHLLLPGFWSGQFGVNIKSVGVPPFGDEIVFTQGSVKERHFAAAYGRRGRIVAAVTFDHGKWLEYYGKLIEHSGPFPPPPPGWDQPPDMKPIPAEFPQPGVPTAIPDVVLTGHDPSERRAEFRSRPR, translated from the coding sequence ATGACCGTGCCGGCAACGGTCGCAGAACTGGTGCGCGAGTTCAGGGCCAACGGCAGGATCGTCATCGTCGGTGCGTCCCTGGCCGGACTGCGGGCTGCCGAAGCCCTGCGTGAGGAGGGCTTCACCGGGTCTCTGACCATCATCGGGGACGAGCCGTACGAGCCCTACGACCGTCCCCCGCTGTCCAAGCAGGTGCTCAAAGGCTGGGTGTCGGCCGACCACACCAAGCTGCCCCGCCTGCGAGAAGTGAATGCGCAGTGGCGGCTCGGGGTGGCCGCCACCGGGTTGGACCGGGCCGCCAAGCAGGTGCGCCTGGCCGACGGCGAGCAGATCCCGTACGACCGGTTGCTGATCGCCACGGGCACTCGCGCGCGACAGTGGCCCAACCCGGACGAGGCCGCCCTGGACGGGGTCTACACGCTGCGCTCGCGTGATGATGCCGCACAGCTGCAAAAGGCGCTGGCCGCGCCGCCGTCGCGGGTCATGGTCATCGGGGCCGGGTTCATCGGCTCGGAAGTGGCCTCCGTCTGCCGGGAACTCGATCTCCCGGTGACCGTCGTCGAGCGGGGCTCGGCGCCGCTGGTCGGCGCGCTCGGCGGGGTGATCGGTGAGATCGCCGCGGAGATGCAGCGCGACCACGGCGTGGACCTGCGTTGCGGGCTGGGCGTGTCGTCACTGGAGGGCGACTCCGGCGGACACGTGCGGCGTGCTCATCTCTCGGACGGAACCACCATCGACGCCGACGTGGTGGTGGCCTCGCTGGGGTCGATCCGCAACGTTGAATGGCTGGAGGACGCCGGGCTGGCGTCCGGTTTCTGGGGCGTCGGCTGCGACGCCGGCGGTCGCGCCTTCGACGTCAACGGCGTGATCACCGACAGCATCTACGTGGCAGGGGACGTGGCGCGCGCGCCCCACGTGCTGTACGAGTACCAGTTCCTCGCGATGGAGCATTGGGACAATGCCGTTCTCGGCGCCGAGGTCGCGGCCCACAACATGGTGAACCTCGAGCCCCACTATCGCCCGCATCTGTTGCTGCCCGGCTTCTGGTCCGGTCAGTTCGGCGTCAACATCAAGTCCGTCGGCGTGCCGCCTTTCGGCGACGAGATCGTCTTCACGCAGGGATCCGTCAAGGAGCGCCACTTCGCCGCCGCCTACGGTCGCCGCGGCCGCATCGTCGCCGCCGTCACCTTCGATCACGGCAAATGGCTGGAGTACTACGGGAAGCTGATCGAGCACTCGGGTCCGTTCCCGCCCCCGCCGCCGGGCTGGGACCAACCCCCCGACATGAAGCCGATCCCGGCCGAGTTCCCGCAACCCGGCGTCCCGACGGCGATCCCCGACGTCGTCCTGACCGGCCACGACCCGAGCGAGCGGAGGGCCGAGTTCCGGTCTCGCCCTCGTTGA
- a CDS encoding ferredoxin — MRIAVDLNRCQGYAQCVYLAHEDFRLTGQEALTYEPNPDDERRLQVERAAAACPVQAIVIDRLDGAEGSATS; from the coding sequence ATGCGGATCGCCGTGGACTTGAATCGGTGCCAGGGATACGCACAATGCGTGTATTTGGCGCACGAGGACTTCAGATTGACTGGCCAGGAGGCGCTCACTTACGAGCCGAACCCCGATGACGAGCGGCGCCTGCAGGTCGAGCGAGCCGCTGCGGCGTGTCCGGTGCAGGCGATCGTGATCGACCGCTTGGACGGCGCGGAGGGGAGCGCGACGTCATGA
- a CDS encoding TIGR03086 family metal-binding protein gives MARTAADEHRTVARVFTDRVRGADPQAWDKPAPCEGWAARDVVRHLVEWFPAFLKAGAGVELPKGPSVDDDPVAAWVIHRDGVQDLLDDPATAHKLLSNPHIGEIPLDRAVDQFYTADVFMHTWDLARATGQDEHLDPAKCAQLLDGMLPLDDVLRASGQYGPRVEVPESADVQTRLLAFIGRKP, from the coding sequence ATGGCGAGAACAGCAGCCGATGAGCACCGCACCGTGGCACGCGTATTCACCGACCGCGTACGCGGCGCGGATCCACAGGCATGGGACAAGCCGGCACCGTGCGAGGGGTGGGCCGCCCGGGACGTCGTCCGTCACCTCGTCGAGTGGTTCCCCGCCTTCCTGAAAGCCGGCGCCGGAGTCGAACTGCCGAAAGGGCCCTCGGTGGACGACGACCCGGTGGCCGCCTGGGTGATCCACCGCGACGGGGTGCAGGACCTCCTCGACGATCCGGCCACCGCACACAAGCTGCTGTCGAACCCGCACATCGGAGAGATCCCACTGGACCGGGCGGTCGACCAGTTCTACACCGCCGACGTCTTCATGCACACCTGGGACCTGGCACGGGCCACCGGCCAGGACGAACACCTCGATCCCGCCAAATGCGCCCAGTTGCTCGACGGGATGCTGCCGCTCGACGACGTGCTCCGTGCGAGCGGGCAGTACGGACCGCGGGTCGAGGTACCGGAGAGCGCCGACGTCCAGACTCGCTTGCTCGCCTTCATCGGCCGCAAGCCCTGA
- a CDS encoding SRPBCC family protein, producing MSTPDTPHRNETRIEADPDLPTILIIREFDAPPERVFRAYTDPDLVVQWLGPRRLTMRIDQYDARSGGSYRYVHRDEDGTEYGFHGVFHEVRPNERIVQTFTYEEFPDGVSLETAVFEDLGGRTRVTGKSLMDSIEARDSMLKSGMDYGVREGYERLDELLAGQQSDSADRHTETGS from the coding sequence ATGAGCACCCCCGACACGCCCCACCGCAACGAGACGCGGATCGAGGCCGACCCGGATCTGCCCACCATCCTGATCATCCGGGAGTTCGACGCTCCACCGGAGCGCGTGTTCCGGGCGTACACCGACCCCGATCTGGTCGTCCAGTGGCTCGGCCCGCGCCGGCTCACGATGCGGATCGACCAGTACGACGCGCGGAGCGGCGGCTCCTATCGCTATGTGCATCGCGACGAAGACGGGACCGAGTACGGCTTCCACGGTGTGTTCCACGAGGTGCGCCCCAACGAACGCATCGTGCAGACCTTCACCTACGAGGAATTTCCGGACGGCGTCAGCCTGGAGACGGCCGTCTTCGAGGACCTCGGTGGTCGCACCCGGGTCACCGGCAAGTCGCTCATGGACTCCATCGAAGCCCGCGATTCGATGCTCAAGAGCGGCATGGACTACGGCGTCCGCGAAGGCTACGAGCGGCTTGACGAGCTGCTCGCCGGTCAACAGAGCGACAGCGCCGACCGACACACCGAGACGGGATCTTGA
- a CDS encoding ArsR/SmtB family transcription factor → MTDDRLSLVFSALADPTRRDIVARLAAGDATVNELAEPYDVTVQAVSKHIKVLEDAGLVSRSRDAQRRPCHLEAEVFDLMTKWIERYRREAEDRFRRLDALLEQMGEQPATGTPTKEAAS, encoded by the coding sequence GTGACCGACGATCGGCTGTCGCTGGTGTTCTCCGCACTGGCCGACCCCACTCGGCGCGACATCGTGGCCCGGCTCGCCGCCGGGGACGCCACGGTCAACGAACTGGCCGAGCCGTACGACGTCACGGTTCAGGCCGTGTCCAAGCACATCAAGGTCCTGGAGGACGCCGGCCTGGTCAGTCGCAGCAGAGACGCCCAGCGGCGACCCTGCCACCTCGAGGCGGAGGTCTTCGACCTGATGACGAAGTGGATCGAACGATATCGGCGCGAGGCGGAGGACCGTTTCCGCCGTCTCGATGCCCTCCTTGAACAGATGGGCGAGCAGCCGGCGACCGGCACCCCGACGAAAGAGGCGGCATCATGA